A single window of Archangium gephyra DNA harbors:
- a CDS encoding glutaredoxin domain-containing protein, translating to MTDPRPLLPEDKRTPAATEAMKGFHRDIVDQVRAAVEKDAVVVVGMAQNPVVKRVRQTLEQANIPFTYLEYGSYFGMWKQRLAIKLWSGWPTFPQVFVRGVLVGGFDDTRKALEDGSFKKLLGS from the coding sequence ATGACCGACCCCCGTCCCCTCCTTCCTGAAGACAAGCGCACCCCCGCCGCGACCGAGGCCATGAAGGGCTTCCACCGTGACATCGTGGACCAGGTCCGCGCCGCCGTGGAGAAAGACGCCGTCGTGGTGGTGGGCATGGCGCAGAACCCCGTCGTCAAGCGCGTGCGCCAGACGCTCGAGCAGGCCAACATCCCCTTCACCTACCTGGAGTACGGCAGCTACTTCGGCATGTGGAAGCAGCGGCTCGCCATCAAGCTGTGGAGTGGTTGGCCCACCTTCCCCCAGGTCTTCGTGCGCGGCGTGCTCGTGGGCGGCTTCGACGACACGCGCAAGGCGCTGGAGGATGGCTCCTTCAAGAAGCTGCTCGGCAGCTGA
- a CDS encoding HPP family protein produces MRAFPMNNRPMPSYELEEPLPAPALCTVGDVMSREVIAVNPDTSLQTAAELMLEHAISGMPVVDEQGQLLGMVSKTDLVRQRLAAEDESGVTLPAGQHLVDVTTVEDVMTRHVLIVPEKASLTEAAKIMVNAGIHRVPVVSTRGVLAGLVTTSDIVRWVAGLP; encoded by the coding sequence ATGCGAGCCTTCCCCATGAACAACCGCCCGATGCCCTCCTACGAGCTGGAGGAGCCGCTTCCCGCACCGGCCCTGTGCACGGTGGGCGATGTCATGAGCCGGGAGGTGATCGCCGTCAACCCGGACACCAGCCTGCAGACGGCGGCCGAGCTGATGCTGGAGCACGCCATCAGCGGCATGCCCGTGGTGGATGAACAGGGGCAGCTGCTGGGCATGGTGTCCAAGACGGACCTGGTGCGCCAGCGGCTCGCCGCGGAGGATGAGTCCGGTGTGACGCTCCCCGCCGGCCAGCACCTGGTGGATGTCACCACCGTCGAGGACGTGATGACGCGGCACGTGCTCATCGTGCCGGAGAAGGCCTCGCTCACCGAGGCCGCGAAGATCATGGTCAACGCGGGCATCCACCGGGTGCCGGTGGTGAGCACCCGGGGCGTGCTGGCGGGGCTGGTGACCACCTCGGACATCGTGCGCTGGGTGGCGGGGCTGCCGTAG
- a CDS encoding heparin lyase I family protein: MKKTLLLVEALIALAGVGCGNAEDLSLGEPSETLEAASDALTTPNCVPLTASAVIASGHDGNVPGNTKDDRLDTRWSNFGKGSWIDYDLGSDKAVSGVSIAWHSGNLRASSFRVSVSSDGMNYTQVYTGKSSGTTTAAETYSFSQRTTRRVRIYVDGNTLNDWASIAEARACAPSTSTGTGTGSGVVWRGDFETGDRSQWSKTQMVSSDRLQVLPSPVRQGSYAIKVTVRQGDNPISASGNRNELVKMTNEKEGDEYYYRWSTMFASNYPSANTWQLFTQWHHSGDNGSPPVEFYVNGETIYLRVNGSTVVWSTPLVRGQWQDFIFHVKWSSNPGVGFVELYRNGQLVLPKRSAATLYSGQTNYLKVGLYRNSTIVPEGVVYHDGWIQGRSLQDVQ; this comes from the coding sequence GTGAAGAAGACCCTCCTGCTGGTTGAAGCCCTGATCGCCCTCGCGGGTGTTGGCTGCGGAAACGCCGAGGACCTGAGCCTCGGCGAGCCCTCCGAGACACTGGAAGCCGCTTCGGACGCTTTGACCACGCCGAACTGTGTGCCCCTCACCGCGTCGGCGGTGATTGCCTCCGGCCATGACGGCAACGTGCCGGGCAATACGAAGGACGACCGGCTCGACACGCGCTGGAGCAACTTCGGCAAGGGCTCGTGGATCGACTACGATCTGGGCTCCGACAAGGCCGTTTCGGGCGTTTCCATCGCGTGGCACTCCGGCAACCTGCGCGCCAGCAGCTTCCGCGTGTCCGTGTCCTCGGATGGGATGAACTACACGCAGGTCTACACCGGCAAGAGCAGCGGCACGACGACGGCGGCGGAGACCTACTCCTTCTCTCAGCGCACCACGCGCCGCGTGCGCATCTACGTCGACGGCAACACCCTGAACGACTGGGCCAGCATCGCCGAGGCCCGCGCGTGCGCTCCATCCACCAGCACCGGCACGGGCACCGGCTCCGGCGTGGTGTGGCGCGGTGACTTCGAGACGGGTGACCGCTCCCAGTGGAGCAAGACGCAGATGGTCAGCTCGGACCGGCTGCAGGTGCTGCCCTCGCCGGTGCGGCAGGGCAGCTATGCCATCAAGGTCACCGTCCGCCAGGGAGACAACCCCATCAGCGCCAGCGGCAACCGCAACGAGCTGGTGAAGATGACGAACGAGAAGGAGGGCGACGAGTACTACTACCGCTGGAGCACGATGTTCGCCTCGAACTACCCCAGCGCGAACACGTGGCAGCTCTTCACCCAGTGGCACCACAGCGGTGACAACGGCTCGCCGCCGGTGGAGTTCTACGTCAACGGGGAGACGATCTACCTGCGCGTCAATGGCAGCACGGTGGTGTGGAGCACGCCGCTGGTGCGCGGGCAGTGGCAGGACTTCATCTTCCACGTGAAGTGGTCGTCCAACCCGGGCGTGGGCTTCGTCGAGCTGTACCGCAATGGCCAGCTCGTGCTGCCCAAGCGCTCCGCGGCCACCCTGTACTCGGGCCAGACCAACTACCTGAAGGTGGGCCTCTACCGGAACAGCACCATCGTCCCGGAGGGCGTGGTGTACCACGACGGGTGGATCCAGGGCCGGAGCCTGCAGGACGTGCAGTAG